The Malus domestica chromosome 10, GDT2T_hap1 genome contains a region encoding:
- the LOC103446007 gene encoding protein RGF1 INDUCIBLE TRANSCRIPTION FACTOR 1, giving the protein MVTESYGGGGGGNNIKPAWLERLMAETFFGGCGVHHSRRKNEKNVFCLHCCLSICPHCLSSHRLHPLLQVRRYVYHDVVRLGDLEKLIDCSYTQPYTINGAKVIFLNQRPQTQSRTCKQGSANICLTCDRILQEPFHFCSLSCKVDHLVYQGQDLSGILYRFDASDFTISQFEGLRMDGLEMTEDDGHMMPSSTVEDPQQYRASSCSNEATSDSVMSQETEVIKKKKKKSSGFLPGIVLSLSSRRKGAPQRAPLS; this is encoded by the exons ATGGTGACAGAATCGtatggtggcggtggtggtggaAACAACATTAAGCCTGCATGGCTTGAGCGTTTAATGGCCGAGACATTCTTTGGCGGGTGCGGGGTCCACCACAGCCGCCGGAAAAACGAGAAGAACGTCTTCTGTTTGCACTGCTGCCTTAGTATTTGCCCCCACTGCCTCTCTTCTCACCGCCTCCATCCTCTCCTGCAG GTTAGACGATATGTGTACCATGATGTGGTTCGATTGGGTGATCTTGAAAAGCTGATTGACTGTTCCTATACCCAG CCCTATACAATTAACGGTGCCAAAGTGATATTCTTGAATCAGAGGCCACAGACACAGTCTAGGACTTGCAAGCAGGGCTCTGCCAACATCTGCCTCACTTGCGACAGGATTCTCCAAGAGCCATTCCACTTTTGTTCTCTCTCTTGCAAG GTTGATCATCTGGTGTACCAAGGGCAAGATTTATCTGGTATACTCTACCGATTTGATGCGTCCGACTTCACCATCTCTCAGTTCGAAGGATTACGCATGGACGGCTTGGAGATGACCGAGGATGATGGCCACATGATGCCTAGCTCCACCGTAGAAGACCCTCAGCAATACAGAGCTTCGTCATGCTCCAATGAAGCAACCAGTGATTCGGTAATGTCGCAAGAAACAGAGGTtatcaagaagaagaagaagaaaagcagTGGATTCCTCCCTGGGATTGTCCTCTCCCTTAGCAGCAGGAGAAAGGGTGCTCCTCAGAGAGCTCCTCTTTCTTAG